A genomic window from Leishmania panamensis strain MHOM/PA/94/PSC-1 chromosome 5 sequence includes:
- the MST-1 gene encoding 3-mercaptopyruvate sulfurtransferase (TriTrypDB/GeneDB-style sysID: LpmP.05.0950): protein MSAPAAAPKHPGKVFLDPSEVKDHLSEYRIVDCRCSLKIKNHGSIEYAKEHLKGAIRADVDTNLSKFVPGSTARHPLPPCSEFIDWCMANGMAGELPVLCYDDECGAMGGCRLWWMLNSLGAEAYVVNGGIQACRAAGLEMESGEPSSPPTPAAHWPYKTDFQYHYLMHEIPLNAIIIDARPADRFSTTVRPYALDKLPGHIEGARNLPYTSQLVMRGGGKVLRSEEETRHNIMTAIQGACATTDLSSCVFSCGSGITACMNIALVHHLGLGHPYLYCGSLVRVQRSFPPRHSAQGHQ, encoded by the coding sequence ATGTcagctcccgctgctgcgccgaagCACCCAGGCAAGGTGTTCCTGGACCCGAGTGAAGTAAAGGACCATCTTTCCGAGTACCGCATCGTGGACTGCCGGTGCAGCTTGAAGATAAAGAACCATGGCAGCATTGAGTACGCAAAGGAGCACCTCAAGGGCGCCATCCGCGCCGATGTGGACACAAACCTCTCCAAGTTCGTGCCTGGTAGTACCGCCCGGcacccgctgccgccctgtTCTGAGTTTATCGATTGGTGCATGGCGAACGGCATGGCGGGAGAGCTCCCGGTGCTCTGCTACGATGACGAGTGCGGCGCCATGGGCGGATGCCGCCTGTGGTGGATGCTGAACTCTCTTGGCGCCGAAGCGTACGTGGTCAACGGCGGCATCCAGGcctgcagagctgcagggCTGGAGATGGAGTCCGGCGAGCCCTCGTCGCCACCAAcgccagctgcgcactgGCCCTACAAGACGGACTTCCAGTATCACTACCTCATGCACGAGATCCCGCTCAATGCGATCATCATCGACGCGCGCCCCGCCGACCGCTTTTCCACGACGGTGCGGCCGTACGCCTTGGACAAGCTGCCAGGCCACATCGAAGGCGCGCGCAACCTCCCCTACACCTCGCAGCTCGTGATGCGCGGGGGTGgcaaggtgctgcgcagcgaggaggagaccCGCCACAACATCATGACCGCCATCCAAGGCGCGTGTGCCACAACTGATCTGTCGAGCTGCGTCTTctcctgcggcagcggcatcacagCCTGCATGAACATTGCACTGGTGCACCACCTTGGCCTTGGCCATCCGTACCTCTACTGCGGCTCCCTGGTCCGAGTACAGCGGTCTTTTCCGCCCCGCCATAGTGCGCAGGGTCATCAATGA